Proteins from a single region of Thunnus maccoyii chromosome 23, fThuMac1.1, whole genome shotgun sequence:
- the il17ra1a gene encoding interleukin 17 receptor A1a isoform X2, with protein sequence MPTALDREENVPQLQGLRCTVSTSNCFDSQWLNAYEYTPSSPEDLEVFVHTRQDETGHLQPVLLANWTIKDDGSISYLTATELHVLVKSTNEYLCVRYTFKDKLQMRDLDHKKWSFSANMLELDPGQTYHVSVFNIPKPELGHSSYDVSKDIRVPGCKDPEMQRSQFCIERGSLWQSNISLTYIPAVRGRSALAVSFSPDRLCEEYIVIVNCLQVQHVNPIYKANQTTLNVIFSLDKWPRSCCQFSVQIKPLFPQCGQDCARQSATKDICSDMLPVKRPDVPDSSQHRVVALGVVFLCVVMSIIMYALCRKRGKPGVSAAPVGEKKPPQQLIQPPKVLVIYSQDHHLYRDVVLKLCAFLQAKCGTKVLVDLLDSTMVGMVGRLRWLEWQRQQLKNPSDKILVLCSRGVQAKWRAMCGHGRVTLREDVLSPTDDMLTPFLNLFLPDMHQAGMLGKYMVAYFNEISTEQDVPSVFDIAVKYKLMKHFEELYFRILDIEKYQPGQVNHIEGIGGDEYFNCPSGKALMNAIESFQAYQLENPDWFEKECVDNEEEIMTEANLLIDQLHIPPVLECLPLIRDGPPVYIQDVEINENGNSVHVLTPELNPEHQLLSVAELRPIVNPESKNHYPSNLDEVLTDHMYPHSPSPQSVYINDPVLIKPPPPSQNWLSVEEESSGQIPIEHKEKDSLLPLSQLSAQKDHRSSVLQDSLNSNPPQSSGVSMESKYPSWSDISPSQPVEMEEDEVLEPSGKGPSSGSDQGYISKISSQHEAPFKEDPLVALAKLQEELFQQNIQYSDIGPEGN encoded by the exons ATGCCTACAGCCctggacagagaggagaatgTACCTCAGCTGCAG GGTTTGAGGTGTACAGTCAGCACAA gtaACTGTTTTGACAGTCAATGGCTGAACGCGTATGAATACACTCCCAGCAGTCCAGAGGACCTGGAGGTGTTTGTGCACACCAGGCAGGATGAGACAGGACACCTGCAACCTGTACTGCTCGCTAACTGGACGATAAAGGATGATG GAAGTATCTCTTACCTGACAGCCACTGAGCTTCATGTTCTGGTGAAGTCCACCAATGAGTACCTGTGTGTTCGATATACTTTCAAAGACAAACTCCAAATGAGAGATCTAGATCACAAGAAG TGGTCGTTCTCAGCAAACATGCTGGAGTTGGACCCTGGCCAGACATACCATGTCTCTGTCTTCAACATCCCCAAACCAGAGCTGGGCCACAGCAGCTACGACGTCAGCAAAGATATCCGTGTTCCTG GTTGTAAAGACCCTGAAATGCAGAGGAGCCAGTTCTGTATAGAGAGAG GAAGTCTTTGGCAGTCTAACATCAGTCTGACATACATCCCTGCAGTCAGAGGAAGATCTGCACTGGCAGTTAGCTTCAGTCCTGACAGACTCTGTGAAGAGTACATAGTTATTGTGAACTGCCTCCAAGTCCAACATGTGAACCCTATATACAAG GCCAACCAGACCACCCTCAATGTGATTTTCAGCCTTGATAAATGGCCGAGATCCTGCTGTCAGTTTTCTGTTCAG ATCAAACCTCTTTTCCCACAATGTGGCCAAGACTGTGCCCGTCAAAGTGCAACAAAGGACATTTGTTCTGATATGCTGCCAG TAAAGCGACCAGATGTCCCAGATTCCTCTCAGCACCGAGTTGTTGCCCTGGGagtggtgtttttgtgtgtagtGATGTCAATAATTATGTATGCCCTCTGCAGGAAGCGAG GCAAACCAGGTGTTTCTGCAGCACCTGTGGGAGAAAAGAAACCACCGCAGCAGCTTATACAACCCCCCAAAGTGCTGGTGATTTACTCTCAGGACCACCATCTTTACAGGGATGTAGTGCTGAAGCTCTGCGCCTTCCTCCAGGCCAAGTGTGGCACCAAGGTGCTGGTAGACCTGCTGGACTCCACCATGGTTGGCATGGTGGGTCGCCTCCGCTGGTTGGAGTGGCAACGGCAACAGCTGAAAAATCCTTCTGACAAAATCCTGGTGCTGTGCTCACGAGGTGTCCAGGCAAAGTGGAGGGCCATGTGTGGTCACGGTCGGGTGACACTCAGGGAAGACGTCCTCTCCCCTACAGATGATATGCTCACCCCCTTTCTCAACCTCTTCCTACCAGACATGCACCAGGCAGGCATGCTGGGCAAGTACATGGTGGCTTACTTCAATGAAATCAGCACAGAACAAGATGTGCCATCAGTCTTTGACATTGCAGTCAAATACAAGCTCATGAAGCATTTTGAAGAGCTGTACTTTCGCATCCTAGACATTGAGAAGTATCAGCCAGGTCAGGTTAACCACATCGAGGGCATTGGTGGGGATGAATATTTCAACTGTCCCTCAGGTAAAGCCTTGATGAATGCCATTGAATCCTTCCAGGCCTACCAGTTGGAAAATCCTGATTGGTTTGAGAAGGAGTGTGTGGACAATGAGGAGGAGATCATGACAGAGGCCAACTTGCTCATTGACCAGCTGCACATCCCTCCAGTCCTAGAGTGTCTTCCTTTAATCAGAGATGGGCCTCCTGTCTACATCCAAGATGTAGAAATCAATGAAAATGGCAATAGTGTTCATGTCCTAACCCCTGAACTCAACCCAGAGCACCAGCTTTTGTCAGTGGCAGAACTTAGACCAATAGTGAACCCTGAGAGCAAGAATCACTATCCATCTAACCTGGATGAAGTGCTGACAGATCACATGTATCCTCACAGCCCCAGTCCACAATCTGTCTACATAAATGATCCTGTTTTGATCAAACCGCCACCACCAAGCCAGAACTGGCTCTCTGTTGAGGAGGAATCCTCAGGTCAAATTCCCATTGAGCACAAGGAAAAGGATTCTCTACTGCCTCTGAGCCAATTGTCTGCTCAGAAAGACCACAGAAGCTCAGTCCTACAGGACTCCCTGAACTCAAACCCTCCTCAGTCATCAGGGGTAAGCATGGAGAGTAAATATCCCTCTTGGTCTGACATCAGCCCCTCACAGCCTGTGGAGATGGAAGAGGACGAGGTTCTGGAGCCCAGTGGAAAGGGCCCAAGCAGTGGATCTGATCAAGGCTACATCTCTAAAATATCTTCCCAGCATGAAGCCCCTTTCAAAGAGGATCCACTGGTGGCTCTGGCAAAGCTGCAGGAGGAGCTGTTTCAGCAAAATATCCAATACTCTGACATTGGTCCTGAAGGGAACTGA
- the il17ra1a gene encoding interleukin 17 receptor A1a isoform X1, with product MILHRAVLTLMCVSLCSTVRISTWPPLNCSRQGLRCTVSTSNCFDSQWLNAYEYTPSSPEDLEVFVHTRQDETGHLQPVLLANWTIKDDGSISYLTATELHVLVKSTNEYLCVRYTFKDKLQMRDLDHKKWSFSANMLELDPGQTYHVSVFNIPKPELGHSSYDVSKDIRVPGCKDPEMQRSQFCIERGSLWQSNISLTYIPAVRGRSALAVSFSPDRLCEEYIVIVNCLQVQHVNPIYKANQTTLNVIFSLDKWPRSCCQFSVQIKPLFPQCGQDCARQSATKDICSDMLPVKRPDVPDSSQHRVVALGVVFLCVVMSIIMYALCRKRGKPGVSAAPVGEKKPPQQLIQPPKVLVIYSQDHHLYRDVVLKLCAFLQAKCGTKVLVDLLDSTMVGMVGRLRWLEWQRQQLKNPSDKILVLCSRGVQAKWRAMCGHGRVTLREDVLSPTDDMLTPFLNLFLPDMHQAGMLGKYMVAYFNEISTEQDVPSVFDIAVKYKLMKHFEELYFRILDIEKYQPGQVNHIEGIGGDEYFNCPSGKALMNAIESFQAYQLENPDWFEKECVDNEEEIMTEANLLIDQLHIPPVLECLPLIRDGPPVYIQDVEINENGNSVHVLTPELNPEHQLLSVAELRPIVNPESKNHYPSNLDEVLTDHMYPHSPSPQSVYINDPVLIKPPPPSQNWLSVEEESSGQIPIEHKEKDSLLPLSQLSAQKDHRSSVLQDSLNSNPPQSSGVSMESKYPSWSDISPSQPVEMEEDEVLEPSGKGPSSGSDQGYISKISSQHEAPFKEDPLVALAKLQEELFQQNIQYSDIGPEGN from the exons atgataCTTCATCGAGCGGTTTTGACGTTAATGTGTGTGTCGCTGTGTTCCACGGTGAGGATTTCAACATGGCCTCCTCTTAACTGTTCTCGACAG GGTTTGAGGTGTACAGTCAGCACAA gtaACTGTTTTGACAGTCAATGGCTGAACGCGTATGAATACACTCCCAGCAGTCCAGAGGACCTGGAGGTGTTTGTGCACACCAGGCAGGATGAGACAGGACACCTGCAACCTGTACTGCTCGCTAACTGGACGATAAAGGATGATG GAAGTATCTCTTACCTGACAGCCACTGAGCTTCATGTTCTGGTGAAGTCCACCAATGAGTACCTGTGTGTTCGATATACTTTCAAAGACAAACTCCAAATGAGAGATCTAGATCACAAGAAG TGGTCGTTCTCAGCAAACATGCTGGAGTTGGACCCTGGCCAGACATACCATGTCTCTGTCTTCAACATCCCCAAACCAGAGCTGGGCCACAGCAGCTACGACGTCAGCAAAGATATCCGTGTTCCTG GTTGTAAAGACCCTGAAATGCAGAGGAGCCAGTTCTGTATAGAGAGAG GAAGTCTTTGGCAGTCTAACATCAGTCTGACATACATCCCTGCAGTCAGAGGAAGATCTGCACTGGCAGTTAGCTTCAGTCCTGACAGACTCTGTGAAGAGTACATAGTTATTGTGAACTGCCTCCAAGTCCAACATGTGAACCCTATATACAAG GCCAACCAGACCACCCTCAATGTGATTTTCAGCCTTGATAAATGGCCGAGATCCTGCTGTCAGTTTTCTGTTCAG ATCAAACCTCTTTTCCCACAATGTGGCCAAGACTGTGCCCGTCAAAGTGCAACAAAGGACATTTGTTCTGATATGCTGCCAG TAAAGCGACCAGATGTCCCAGATTCCTCTCAGCACCGAGTTGTTGCCCTGGGagtggtgtttttgtgtgtagtGATGTCAATAATTATGTATGCCCTCTGCAGGAAGCGAG GCAAACCAGGTGTTTCTGCAGCACCTGTGGGAGAAAAGAAACCACCGCAGCAGCTTATACAACCCCCCAAAGTGCTGGTGATTTACTCTCAGGACCACCATCTTTACAGGGATGTAGTGCTGAAGCTCTGCGCCTTCCTCCAGGCCAAGTGTGGCACCAAGGTGCTGGTAGACCTGCTGGACTCCACCATGGTTGGCATGGTGGGTCGCCTCCGCTGGTTGGAGTGGCAACGGCAACAGCTGAAAAATCCTTCTGACAAAATCCTGGTGCTGTGCTCACGAGGTGTCCAGGCAAAGTGGAGGGCCATGTGTGGTCACGGTCGGGTGACACTCAGGGAAGACGTCCTCTCCCCTACAGATGATATGCTCACCCCCTTTCTCAACCTCTTCCTACCAGACATGCACCAGGCAGGCATGCTGGGCAAGTACATGGTGGCTTACTTCAATGAAATCAGCACAGAACAAGATGTGCCATCAGTCTTTGACATTGCAGTCAAATACAAGCTCATGAAGCATTTTGAAGAGCTGTACTTTCGCATCCTAGACATTGAGAAGTATCAGCCAGGTCAGGTTAACCACATCGAGGGCATTGGTGGGGATGAATATTTCAACTGTCCCTCAGGTAAAGCCTTGATGAATGCCATTGAATCCTTCCAGGCCTACCAGTTGGAAAATCCTGATTGGTTTGAGAAGGAGTGTGTGGACAATGAGGAGGAGATCATGACAGAGGCCAACTTGCTCATTGACCAGCTGCACATCCCTCCAGTCCTAGAGTGTCTTCCTTTAATCAGAGATGGGCCTCCTGTCTACATCCAAGATGTAGAAATCAATGAAAATGGCAATAGTGTTCATGTCCTAACCCCTGAACTCAACCCAGAGCACCAGCTTTTGTCAGTGGCAGAACTTAGACCAATAGTGAACCCTGAGAGCAAGAATCACTATCCATCTAACCTGGATGAAGTGCTGACAGATCACATGTATCCTCACAGCCCCAGTCCACAATCTGTCTACATAAATGATCCTGTTTTGATCAAACCGCCACCACCAAGCCAGAACTGGCTCTCTGTTGAGGAGGAATCCTCAGGTCAAATTCCCATTGAGCACAAGGAAAAGGATTCTCTACTGCCTCTGAGCCAATTGTCTGCTCAGAAAGACCACAGAAGCTCAGTCCTACAGGACTCCCTGAACTCAAACCCTCCTCAGTCATCAGGGGTAAGCATGGAGAGTAAATATCCCTCTTGGTCTGACATCAGCCCCTCACAGCCTGTGGAGATGGAAGAGGACGAGGTTCTGGAGCCCAGTGGAAAGGGCCCAAGCAGTGGATCTGATCAAGGCTACATCTCTAAAATATCTTCCCAGCATGAAGCCCCTTTCAAAGAGGATCCACTGGTGGCTCTGGCAAAGCTGCAGGAGGAGCTGTTTCAGCAAAATATCCAATACTCTGACATTGGTCCTGAAGGGAACTGA